Proteins encoded in a region of the Euzebya tangerina genome:
- the dapA gene encoding 4-hydroxy-tetrahydrodipicolinate synthase — protein MTFPALMTAMATPFDASGGLDLPGAQALAAHLVDHGSGGLVVAGTTGESPTLSTSETLDLCRAVVEAVGSRAMVLAGTGKNDTAATVAMTERVSDTGVDGIMLVAPYYNRPNQGGLHAHFAAAAGATDKPVMLYNIPSRTAVEVTPQTLLDLATEVDNILAVKDAVGDMAKASWLASRAPEGFQILSGDDKNCLPLLAVGGSGLVSVAAHLVGDDLAEMIRLFPTDPAAARSLHHRLLPVFDALFIEPSPAPLKAALGWLGLPGGPLRLPLIPIGDDTAAQVADAMTAVGLHPTIEDS, from the coding sequence ATGACCTTCCCTGCCCTCATGACGGCCATGGCGACACCCTTCGACGCCAGCGGCGGTCTTGACCTGCCCGGTGCGCAAGCCCTGGCAGCACACCTCGTGGATCACGGAAGCGGCGGTCTGGTCGTGGCGGGGACGACCGGCGAGTCACCGACGCTGTCCACCTCCGAGACGCTCGACCTGTGTCGTGCGGTCGTCGAGGCCGTGGGCTCCCGGGCCATGGTCCTCGCGGGCACCGGCAAGAACGACACGGCCGCCACGGTGGCCATGACCGAGCGGGTCAGCGACACCGGTGTGGACGGCATCATGCTGGTCGCGCCGTACTACAACCGACCAAACCAGGGCGGGCTGCACGCCCACTTCGCCGCGGCAGCCGGGGCCACGGACAAGCCGGTGATGCTCTACAACATCCCGTCCCGTACGGCGGTGGAGGTCACACCACAGACGCTGCTCGACCTGGCGACCGAGGTCGACAACATCCTCGCGGTGAAGGATGCGGTCGGCGACATGGCCAAGGCCTCGTGGCTCGCCTCCCGGGCTCCGGAGGGCTTCCAGATCCTCTCGGGGGACGACAAGAACTGCCTGCCGCTGCTGGCGGTCGGCGGATCGGGACTGGTCAGTGTTGCCGCACACCTGGTCGGCGACGATCTCGCCGAGATGATCCGCCTCTTCCCCACCGACCCGGCGGCCGCACGATCGCTCCACCACCGCCTGCTCCCCGTGTTCGACGCCCTGTTCATCGAACCCAGTCCGGCGCCGCTCAAGGCCGCGCTGGGCTGGCTCGGTCTACCTGGCGGGCCGCTGCGCCTCCCACTCATCCCCATCGGCGATGACACCGCCGCCCAAGTCGCCGACGC